The Flavobacterium marginilacus genome window below encodes:
- a CDS encoding Txe/YoeB family addiction module toxin: MEVKFTKKALEHLEFWKKSGNKAIQKKIQLLIEDIKKTPFTGIGKPEALKYNLLGTWSRKINDEHRIVYEIIDDSVLLIHSLKGHYTDL; the protein is encoded by the coding sequence ATGGAAGTAAAATTCACAAAAAAAGCTCTTGAACATTTAGAATTTTGGAAGAAATCAGGAAATAAAGCTATTCAAAAAAAGATTCAGCTTCTAATCGAAGATATAAAGAAAACTCCATTCACAGGAATTGGTAAACCTGAAGCTTTGAAATACAATTTATTAGGAACTTGGTCTCGAAAGATAAATGATGAACATCGTATTGTTTATGAAATTATTGATGATTCCGTTTTATTAATACATAGCTTAAAAGGACATTATACTGATTTATAA
- a CDS encoding M14 family metallopeptidase has translation MDLELLFNQNKENTIQGRYITLENIEPLLNKESLKKDVTIIGESVLGKPIYSYQKGSGKTKIYLWSQMHGNESTTTKALFDFMNLLNNGSDLAKDLLNRFTFYCIPMLNPDGAKLYTRANANNIDLNRDSQNLTQPESKILRAVFEDFKPDYCFNLHDQRTIFGVADTGKPATVSFLAPSYNEEREVNESRLKAINLIAGITEVLQNYIPGQIGRFDDSFNINCIGDTFQYLGVPTILFEAGHYPDDYEREKTRKFVFMSLLTSFIILNENVIVDNRNDKYLNIPQNNVVFFDFIYKNVKINYDGNEIITNFVAQYKEELIDNKLNFNAYIVEVGDLKKYFGHFEYDAKGALYQDDFDNLPKIGQIANFNFDKKVFFLNGKIKK, from the coding sequence ATGGATTTAGAACTTTTATTTAATCAAAATAAAGAAAACACAATACAGGGGCGTTATATAACTTTAGAAAATATTGAGCCATTATTAAACAAAGAATCTTTAAAAAAGGATGTAACTATTATTGGAGAATCGGTTTTAGGAAAACCAATATACAGCTATCAAAAAGGATCAGGTAAAACCAAAATTTATCTTTGGTCACAAATGCATGGAAACGAAAGTACGACGACCAAAGCGTTATTCGATTTTATGAATCTTTTAAATAATGGATCGGATTTAGCCAAAGACCTTTTAAATCGTTTTACTTTTTACTGTATCCCGATGTTGAATCCGGACGGAGCTAAATTATACACTAGAGCCAATGCAAACAATATTGATTTGAATAGAGACTCTCAGAATCTTACTCAGCCGGAGAGTAAGATATTAAGAGCGGTATTTGAAGATTTCAAACCGGATTACTGTTTTAACCTTCACGATCAGCGCACTATTTTTGGAGTTGCTGATACTGGAAAACCTGCAACAGTTTCTTTTTTGGCACCTTCTTACAATGAAGAAAGAGAGGTAAATGAATCACGTTTGAAAGCTATAAATCTAATCGCTGGCATTACTGAAGTATTACAAAATTATATTCCTGGCCAAATAGGACGATTTGATGATTCATTTAACATTAATTGTATTGGTGATACCTTTCAATATTTAGGTGTTCCAACAATATTATTCGAGGCCGGGCATTATCCTGATGATTACGAAAGAGAAAAAACAAGAAAATTCGTATTCATGTCATTGCTTACAAGTTTCATTATTCTCAACGAAAACGTTATAGTTGATAATAGAAATGATAAATATTTAAACATTCCTCAGAATAATGTTGTTTTTTTTGATTTTATATACAAAAATGTCAAAATAAATTATGATGGTAATGAAATAATCACCAATTTTGTGGCTCAATATAAAGAAGAGTTAATCGATAACAAATTAAATTTTAATGCTTACATAGTTGAAGTAGGAGATTTAAAGAAATATTTCGGTCATTTCGAGTACGATGCTAAAGGAGCTTTATATCAAGATGATTTTGATAATCTGCCAAAAATTGGACAAATTGCCAATTTTAATTTTGATAAAAAAGTATTTTTTCTTAATGGAAAGATAAAAAAATGA
- the kdsB gene encoding 3-deoxy-manno-octulosonate cytidylyltransferase, protein MKIIAVIPARYASTRFPAKLMQDLGGKTVILRTYEAAINTQLFDDVFVVTDSDLIYNEIVSNGGKAIMSIKEHESGSDRIAEAVENLDVDIVINVQGDEPFIDADPLKKVIEVFKNDTTKQVDLASLMCEIKDEADINNPNNVKVVVNQDGFALYFSRSVIPYPREVNVGVRYMKHIGIYAFRKQALLDFYSLPMKSLEASEKLEQLRYLEFGKRIKMVETNHIGIGIDTAEDLEKARKMLL, encoded by the coding sequence ATGAAAATAATAGCAGTCATTCCCGCCCGTTACGCATCCACACGATTTCCCGCAAAACTAATGCAGGATTTAGGAGGCAAAACGGTAATTTTAAGAACCTACGAAGCAGCCATAAATACTCAATTATTTGATGATGTCTTTGTGGTAACCGATTCCGATTTAATTTATAACGAAATTGTTTCCAATGGTGGAAAAGCCATTATGAGTATCAAGGAACACGAATCGGGGAGTGACCGAATTGCCGAAGCTGTTGAAAATCTGGATGTAGATATTGTAATAAATGTCCAGGGAGACGAACCGTTTATTGACGCAGATCCATTGAAAAAAGTTATCGAAGTTTTCAAAAATGATACCACAAAACAAGTAGATTTAGCCTCTTTAATGTGCGAAATCAAAGATGAAGCCGATATTAATAATCCAAACAATGTAAAAGTAGTCGTAAACCAAGATGGTTTTGCACTGTACTTTTCGCGTTCGGTGATTCCATATCCAAGAGAAGTAAATGTAGGCGTTCGCTATATGAAACACATCGGAATTTATGCTTTCAGAAAACAGGCTTTATTGGATTTTTACAGTTTGCCGATGAAATCTCTGGAAGCTTCCGAAAAACTGGAACAGCTGCGTTATCTGGAGTTTGGAAAACGAATTAAAATGGTAGAAACCAATCACATCGGAATCGGAATAGATACCGCTGAGGATTTAGAAAAAGCAAGAAAAATGCTTCTTTGA
- a CDS encoding 1-acyl-sn-glycerol-3-phosphate acyltransferase encodes MKRQICRWFFEKIMGWKIEGNIDREIKKSVLMVMPHTSWHDFYIAIICKGAIGADINWVGKKELFRFPFGSFFKSLGGSPLDRTGGLNKVDSIVSIFDSKETFRLGLSPEGTRKKVEHLKTGFYYIAVKANVPIIPVSINFEKKTVDFGNAFYPTGNIEPDLIHLNKHFIGAKGKIPENGYKISQDSTC; translated from the coding sequence ATGAAGAGACAAATCTGCAGATGGTTTTTTGAAAAGATAATGGGCTGGAAAATAGAAGGCAATATTGACAGGGAAATAAAAAAAAGCGTCTTGATGGTAATGCCTCATACAAGCTGGCATGATTTTTATATTGCTATTATTTGTAAAGGAGCAATCGGAGCAGATATTAATTGGGTTGGAAAAAAAGAATTATTCCGTTTTCCTTTTGGTTCCTTCTTTAAATCTTTAGGAGGTTCTCCGCTAGACAGAACAGGAGGATTAAACAAAGTAGATTCTATAGTCAGTATATTTGATTCCAAAGAAACTTTTAGACTAGGACTTTCTCCTGAAGGTACACGCAAAAAAGTAGAACATCTCAAAACTGGATTTTATTACATCGCCGTAAAAGCAAATGTGCCAATTATACCAGTATCGATAAATTTTGAAAAGAAAACTGTAGATTTTGGAAATGCATTTTATCCTACAGGTAATATTGAACCAGACCTAATTCATTTGAACAAACATTTTATTGGAGCAAAAGGAAAAATACCAGAAAACGGATATAAAATTTCTCAAGATTCAACTTGCTGA
- the recQ gene encoding DNA helicase RecQ, with protein sequence MTTEILHAKLKENFGFEKFRPNQENIINSILSGKDALAIMPTGGGKSICFQLPALILPGITIVISPLIALMKDQVDSLKSNGIPACYINSSQSSEEQDFHIQNLKDKKVKLVYVAPESLSFLENAFSQIIVSLIAIDEAHCISAWGHDFRPAYTNLGYLKNRFPSTPILALTATADKATRTDICKQLELKEPEIFVASFDRKNLSLEVRPALDRVQQIIDFIKNKPNESGIVYCLSRKTTEELSEKLQKKGINAKAYHAGLDNKMRSKTQDEFINDDCQVVCATIAFGMGIDKSNVRWVIHYNLPKNIEGYYQEIGRAGRDGLPSETVLFESYGDMIQLQKFASEGLNAEVQLAKLERMKQYADALSCRRKILLSYFGELVTENCGNCDICKNPPAFFDGTIIAQKALSAVARLQESEALPVIVDFLRGSKNASIYDKGYQNLKTYGVGADLSWYDWNQYLIQLINLGYCEIAFHQQNKIKLTTFAKKVLFDGEKVKLTTVQKMNKEKAEAKTVKTKSAVNSLFEFLRKLRTEIAKEEAVPAYVIFSDATLKQLEIHRPMSDSDFLAIDGVGKAKLEKYGDVFIKAIIEFENIKKIRAKKESSTYKETLELFQSGIKVEEIAIKRKLGVATIISHLAKLYNDGHPINLREFINDQEIAKIAEAKIKLESPNALKPYFDFFEEQISYDKIRVGLTILEKENLVF encoded by the coding sequence ATGACAACAGAAATTTTACACGCCAAACTCAAGGAAAATTTTGGATTTGAAAAATTCAGACCCAATCAGGAAAACATTATTAATAGCATTCTTTCCGGAAAAGATGCTCTCGCCATCATGCCAACTGGAGGTGGAAAATCAATATGCTTTCAGCTTCCTGCCCTAATTCTTCCAGGAATTACAATTGTGATTTCGCCATTGATAGCCTTGATGAAAGATCAGGTTGACAGTTTAAAATCCAATGGAATTCCTGCTTGTTATATCAACAGCAGTCAGTCTTCAGAAGAACAGGATTTTCATATTCAAAACCTAAAAGATAAAAAAGTCAAACTCGTATATGTAGCGCCGGAAAGTCTGTCATTTTTAGAAAATGCTTTTAGCCAGATAATTGTTAGTCTCATTGCAATTGATGAAGCACATTGCATATCTGCTTGGGGTCACGATTTTCGTCCGGCTTACACCAATTTAGGTTATCTCAAAAACCGCTTTCCTTCTACTCCAATCTTAGCTTTGACTGCAACTGCTGATAAAGCAACCCGTACTGACATCTGCAAGCAATTAGAATTGAAGGAACCCGAAATTTTTGTAGCATCTTTTGACAGGAAAAATTTGAGTCTTGAAGTCAGACCGGCTTTAGACCGTGTGCAGCAGATTATTGATTTCATAAAAAATAAACCGAATGAATCGGGTATCGTATATTGCCTGAGCCGGAAGACCACAGAAGAACTTTCTGAAAAACTTCAGAAAAAAGGAATAAATGCAAAAGCTTATCATGCAGGCTTGGACAACAAAATGCGTTCTAAAACTCAGGACGAATTTATCAATGATGACTGTCAAGTTGTTTGTGCAACCATTGCTTTCGGAATGGGAATTGATAAATCTAATGTCCGCTGGGTAATTCATTATAATCTGCCAAAAAATATTGAAGGCTATTATCAGGAAATTGGAAGAGCCGGCCGTGACGGTTTGCCGTCCGAAACCGTTTTATTTGAAAGCTACGGTGACATGATTCAGCTGCAAAAATTTGCCTCTGAAGGATTAAACGCCGAAGTACAGCTGGCCAAATTGGAGCGGATGAAACAATATGCTGATGCACTGAGCTGCCGCAGAAAAATACTGCTTTCGTATTTTGGTGAATTGGTAACTGAGAATTGCGGTAATTGTGATATCTGCAAAAACCCTCCAGCATTTTTTGACGGAACTATTATTGCTCAAAAAGCTTTATCGGCAGTTGCACGCCTTCAGGAATCTGAAGCGCTGCCTGTAATTGTGGATTTTTTGAGAGGTTCAAAAAATGCTTCCATTTATGACAAAGGCTACCAAAATTTAAAAACTTACGGAGTTGGTGCAGACTTATCATGGTACGACTGGAATCAATATCTTATTCAATTGATCAATTTGGGATATTGCGAAATTGCTTTTCATCAACAGAATAAAATAAAATTGACCACTTTTGCCAAAAAAGTATTATTTGACGGCGAAAAAGTAAAGCTGACGACTGTTCAAAAAATGAATAAAGAAAAAGCTGAAGCTAAAACTGTTAAAACAAAATCAGCTGTAAATTCTCTTTTTGAGTTTCTTAGAAAACTTCGTACTGAAATTGCAAAAGAAGAAGCAGTTCCAGCTTATGTAATTTTTAGTGATGCAACTTTGAAACAATTAGAAATTCACCGGCCAATGAGCGACTCTGACTTTTTAGCGATTGATGGAGTTGGAAAAGCAAAATTGGAAAAATACGGTGACGTTTTTATTAAAGCAATTATTGAATTTGAAAATATAAAAAAAATAAGAGCAAAAAAAGAAAGTTCAACTTATAAAGAAACTTTGGAACTATTTCAAAGCGGAATAAAAGTTGAAGAAATTGCAATAAAAAGAAAATTGGGAGTTGCAACTATAATTTCGCATTTAGCTAAATTATACAATGACGGTCATCCAATAAATTTGAGAGAATTTATAAATGATCAGGAAATTGCAAAAATAGCGGAAGCAAAAATAAAACTGGAATCTCCAAATGCTTTGAAACCTTATTTTGATTTTTTTGAAGAACAAATTTCGTATGACAAAATCAGGGTTGGATTAACAATACTCGAAAAAGAAAACTTAGTATTCTAA
- a CDS encoding spermidine synthase, giving the protein MFRKLLSYIIPIKIYTTKSKLSKTIEVTWANGELVLDSENTNYSYGSLQRILRIGLKHLGFDKIVKMNQILVLGVAGGSVIKTLVDEIHFEGQITGVDIDPDIIKIANKYFSLNEIKNLNIVIDDAFEFVLKTKDRYDLIIIDIFQDTKMPNFLFENYFVNRICFLLKSKGIVLFNTMCLSREDNLRNQNFIKDFCDESYKTQTIPRVEVHNELIIIEKLK; this is encoded by the coding sequence ATGTTTCGCAAATTATTAAGTTACATCATACCCATCAAAATTTATACAACTAAATCTAAACTAAGTAAAACTATTGAAGTTACATGGGCCAATGGCGAGCTAGTTCTTGATTCAGAAAATACCAATTATTCTTATGGCAGTCTGCAGCGTATTCTGAGAATCGGATTAAAACACTTAGGATTTGATAAAATTGTAAAAATGAATCAAATATTAGTCCTAGGCGTTGCTGGCGGCAGTGTGATTAAAACATTAGTTGACGAAATTCATTTTGAAGGACAAATTACCGGTGTTGACATCGATCCGGATATTATTAAAATTGCAAATAAATACTTCAGTCTTAATGAAATCAAAAATTTAAACATTGTGATTGATGATGCTTTTGAGTTTGTGTTGAAAACTAAAGACAGATACGATCTTATTATTATCGATATTTTTCAAGATACTAAGATGCCTAATTTTCTGTTTGAAAACTATTTTGTAAACCGAATTTGCTTTTTGCTCAAGAGTAAAGGAATCGTTCTTTTTAATACGATGTGTCTGTCGCGAGAAGATAATTTAAGAAATCAAAATTTCATTAAGGACTTTTGCGACGAATCCTACAAAACACAGACCATTCCTAGAGTTGAAGTTCACAATGAATTAATTATTATCGAAAAATTAAAATAA
- a CDS encoding Lrp/AsnC family transcriptional regulator has product MSKFRLDEVDHQILDMLIDNTRVPFTDIAKKLLISAGTVHVRVKKMEDAGIIMGSSLVLDYDKLGYSFIAYVGVFLNNTSQTKFVLERINEIPFVTVASVTTGKFNIFCKIRAKDTKHAKDVIFMIDDIEGVYRTETMISLEESINDKKRLMHTIFKEM; this is encoded by the coding sequence ATGAGTAAGTTTCGTTTAGATGAAGTAGATCACCAGATTTTAGATATGTTGATAGACAACACAAGAGTTCCGTTTACAGACATTGCTAAAAAATTATTGATTTCAGCTGGAACGGTTCATGTTAGGGTAAAAAAAATGGAAGATGCAGGTATCATCATGGGATCTTCTTTAGTCCTTGATTATGATAAATTAGGATATTCATTTATTGCTTATGTAGGTGTTTTTCTTAACAATACTTCACAGACAAAATTCGTTTTAGAGCGTATTAATGAGATTCCATTTGTAACTGTAGCTTCTGTAACTACAGGTAAGTTCAATATTTTTTGCAAGATAAGAGCAAAAGATACTAAACATGCAAAAGATGTTATTTTTATGATTGATGATATCGAGGGTGTTTATAGAACAGAAACTATGATTTCTCTTGAAGAAAGCATTAATGATAAAAAGCGTTTGATGCATACCATTTTCAAAGAAATGTAA
- a CDS encoding phosphoenolpyruvate carboxylase, which translates to MYTLPKIERFNENVLSKYHIYNSVFITLPFDSVDNTGVLLPIFTELCDSGFKKQKTPTEIFDFFSDKYMHSDSEKDKINLMFHFIQYIERQIVLFDAIEDAAFPVVNNMEGRGSLRDIKEKSDVRGNKEELIDFLENFNVRTVLTAHPTQFYPGAVLGIINDLTEAIRKNNLLEIKQLLAQLGKTPFIQNEKPNPFDEAVSLIWYLENVFYNTSGEMVHYLQKNVFEGESIKNPLIKLGFWPGGDRDGNPFVTTEITLKVAERLRTSILKCYYFEIRNLKRKLTFPVVDSLVMELEQKLYRSVFYSKGDIFITLDEFKLQLNKIKTIIIEQHQSLYVDQIDALLIRINLFGFHFATLDIRQNSKIHQSVFYDIVDYYSKSKENIFPEDYFQLTDEKKLEVLSTLKGNLDATDFENEMTRSTIESIQSIKTIQQNNGEFGANRYIISNNESALNVMETFALFKLCNWENATVDIIPLFESVDDLHNAHLVMETLYTNPEYAQHLANRNNKQTIMLGFSDGTKDGGYLMANWSIYKAKEALTEMSRKYGINAIFFDGRGGPPARGGGKTHKFYASLGPNIENNEIQITIQGQTISSNFGTLDSCRYNLENLLSAGVANQVFNLGQNELSAEDKEILDQMAELGYNKYLNFKNHPKFIPYLEQMSTLKYYAKTNIGSRPSKRSKSETLDFADLRAIPFVGSWSQLKQNVPGFFGVGSALKHFEDTNQWEKAQNLYDSSLFFRTLLENSMMSLAKSFFPLTAYMSKDPEFGAFWQIIYDEFLETKRLLLKIAGHAQLMENYPDGIASIQMRERIVLPLLTIQQYALLKISELNKAENPDLNLIKVYEKIVTRSLFGNTNASRNSA; encoded by the coding sequence ATGTATACGTTACCAAAAATAGAACGTTTTAATGAAAATGTTTTATCTAAATACCATATTTACAATAGTGTTTTTATAACATTACCTTTTGATTCTGTGGATAATACAGGTGTTTTATTACCTATTTTCACAGAACTTTGTGATAGTGGTTTCAAAAAACAAAAGACTCCTACTGAAATATTTGATTTCTTTTCAGATAAATACATGCACAGTGATTCTGAGAAAGATAAAATTAATTTGATGTTTCATTTTATACAATACATTGAACGTCAGATTGTTTTGTTTGATGCAATTGAAGATGCCGCTTTTCCTGTCGTAAATAACATGGAGGGAAGAGGTTCACTGCGTGATATAAAAGAAAAATCAGATGTAAGAGGAAACAAGGAAGAGTTAATCGATTTCTTAGAAAACTTCAATGTGCGTACTGTATTAACTGCACATCCAACTCAATTTTATCCTGGTGCTGTTTTAGGAATTATTAACGATTTGACAGAGGCAATCCGTAAAAATAATTTACTGGAAATCAAACAATTACTTGCTCAATTAGGAAAAACTCCTTTTATTCAAAACGAGAAACCCAATCCTTTTGATGAAGCAGTAAGCTTAATCTGGTATTTGGAAAATGTTTTTTATAACACTTCTGGAGAAATGGTTCATTACCTGCAAAAAAATGTTTTTGAAGGGGAATCTATAAAAAATCCATTGATTAAACTTGGTTTCTGGCCAGGTGGTGACCGTGATGGAAATCCATTCGTAACTACCGAAATCACTCTGAAAGTTGCTGAACGTTTAAGAACTTCTATTTTAAAATGTTATTATTTTGAAATTCGAAATTTAAAAAGAAAACTGACTTTCCCAGTTGTAGATTCATTGGTAATGGAACTTGAACAAAAATTATACCGTTCCGTTTTCTATTCTAAAGGAGATATTTTCATAACTCTTGATGAGTTTAAACTACAGCTGAACAAAATAAAAACCATAATAATTGAACAGCATCAGTCACTTTATGTTGACCAAATAGATGCGCTGCTTATCCGAATCAATTTATTCGGTTTCCATTTTGCTACTTTGGATATTAGACAAAATAGTAAAATTCACCAAAGTGTTTTTTATGATATTGTAGATTATTACTCAAAATCAAAAGAAAATATTTTTCCAGAAGATTATTTCCAATTAACAGATGAAAAAAAATTGGAAGTATTGTCTACATTAAAAGGGAATCTTGATGCCACTGATTTTGAAAATGAAATGACAAGATCAACTATTGAGTCAATTCAATCTATTAAGACAATTCAACAGAACAATGGCGAATTTGGTGCCAACCGTTATATCATTAGTAATAATGAAAGTGCACTTAATGTCATGGAAACTTTTGCCTTGTTCAAATTATGCAATTGGGAAAATGCTACAGTAGATATCATCCCGCTCTTTGAATCGGTAGATGATTTGCATAATGCCCATTTAGTGATGGAGACATTATATACAAACCCTGAGTATGCTCAGCATCTGGCAAACAGAAACAATAAGCAGACAATAATGCTAGGTTTTTCTGACGGAACAAAAGATGGTGGTTATTTAATGGCGAACTGGAGTATTTATAAAGCAAAAGAAGCTTTGACAGAAATGTCAAGAAAATATGGAATAAATGCAATTTTCTTTGATGGACGCGGTGGACCTCCTGCACGTGGTGGCGGAAAAACACATAAATTTTACGCTTCGCTTGGACCAAATATTGAGAATAACGAAATTCAGATTACAATTCAAGGACAAACCATTAGTTCAAATTTTGGAACTTTAGATTCTTGCCGCTATAATTTAGAAAACCTTTTGAGTGCTGGTGTTGCTAATCAGGTTTTCAATTTAGGACAAAATGAATTATCTGCTGAAGATAAAGAAATCCTAGATCAGATGGCTGAATTGGGTTATAACAAATATTTGAATTTCAAAAACCATCCTAAGTTTATTCCTTATTTGGAACAGATGAGTACTTTGAAATATTATGCAAAAACAAATATAGGAAGCCGTCCATCTAAAAGAAGCAAATCTGAAACACTTGATTTTGCTGACTTAAGAGCAATTCCGTTTGTAGGTTCCTGGAGTCAGTTAAAACAAAACGTACCTGGATTTTTCGGTGTTGGCTCAGCACTGAAACATTTTGAAGATACCAATCAATGGGAGAAAGCACAAAATCTATATGATAGTTCGTTATTTTTCCGAACACTCCTTGAAAACAGTATGATGTCATTGGCTAAATCATTTTTCCCATTGACTGCTTATATGAGTAAGGATCCTGAATTTGGTGCATTTTGGCAGATTATTTATGATGAATTTTTGGAAACAAAAAGATTGTTATTAAAAATTGCCGGTCATGCTCAGTTAATGGAAAACTATCCTGATGGTATAGCTTCTATTCAGATGAGAGAGCGTATTGTGTTGCCGCTGTTAACAATACAGCAATATGCATTATTAAAAATAAGCGAACTTAACAAAGCAGAAAACCCTGATTTGAACTTAATAAAAGTATATGAAAAAATTGTGACCCGTTCACTTTTTGGAAATACTAATGCAAGCAGAAATTCAGCTTAA
- a CDS encoding DNA-deoxyinosine glycosylase — translation MAIYSFPYFIDSNTKVLILGTMPGAMSLEKQEYYAHPRNHFWKIICTLFDALPIPVNFEEKIKILKENKIGIWDVLENCERKGSLDIHIKNHKENDFENLFKQFPKIRNIIFNGKQSHTFFIKKFGKIEGITYHVMPSTSPANTMTFENKLKIWTECFKQN, via the coding sequence ATGGCAATATATTCTTTTCCATATTTTATTGATTCCAATACCAAGGTATTAATTTTGGGAACTATGCCTGGAGCTATGTCTCTTGAAAAACAAGAATATTATGCACACCCAAGAAATCATTTTTGGAAAATAATCTGTACACTATTTGATGCATTGCCAATTCCAGTAAATTTTGAAGAAAAAATTAAAATTCTTAAAGAAAATAAAATTGGGATTTGGGATGTCCTAGAAAATTGTGAAAGAAAAGGAAGTTTAGACATTCACATTAAAAATCATAAAGAAAATGATTTTGAAAATTTATTTAAGCAATTTCCAAAAATCAGAAATATCATTTTTAATGGAAAACAGAGTCATACTTTTTTTATAAAGAAGTTTGGAAAAATTGAAGGCATCACCTATCATGTGATGCCTTCAACTAGCCCAGCTAATACTATGACTTTTGAAAATAAATTAAAAATCTGGACAGAATGTTTTAAACAAAACTAA
- a CDS encoding DUF2683 family protein, with protein MSTITIEVDEKHISFVKTLLEHLKGVKNVTIQEEDSPYNPDFVKSVQEGREQYKRGECTTISTEDLWK; from the coding sequence ATGAGTACAATAACCATTGAAGTCGATGAAAAACACATTTCGTTTGTTAAAACACTTTTGGAACATCTAAAAGGAGTTAAAAATGTTACGATACAAGAAGAAGATAGTCCCTATAATCCTGATTTTGTAAAATCAGTTCAAGAAGGCAGAGAACAATATAAACGAGGCGAGTGTACTACTATTTCCACTGAGGATTTATGGAAGTAA
- a CDS encoding DinB family protein: MNSNQLPVDEYSKFNATYIQALENVELFEELEISLHDFIKFVQNIPLDKFDYSYAEGKWTIKEIIQHIIDTERIFSYRALRISRNDKTSLPGFEENDYADNTDAKSRSIQDLLTEFSAVRHSNLLMFKSFSDEQLRRIGTASNHEISVRAIGFILLGHLKHHQRIFAERYLNN, encoded by the coding sequence ATGAATTCCAATCAATTGCCAGTAGATGAATATTCAAAATTTAATGCCACCTACATACAAGCATTAGAAAATGTTGAATTATTTGAAGAATTAGAAATTAGTTTGCATGATTTTATCAAATTTGTCCAAAATATTCCTTTGGACAAATTTGATTACAGTTATGCCGAAGGTAAATGGACCATCAAAGAAATTATTCAGCACATTATTGATACTGAAAGAATTTTTAGTTATCGTGCTCTGAGAATTTCCAGAAATGATAAAACATCATTGCCTGGTTTTGAAGAAAATGATTATGCTGACAATACTGATGCCAAAAGCAGAAGTATTCAGGATTTATTAACTGAATTCTCAGCGGTAAGACATTCTAACTTACTGATGTTCAAAAGTTTTTCAGATGAACAGCTAAGAAGAATAGGGACTGCATCAAATCATGAAATTTCAGTAAGAGCCATAGGTTTTATACTCCTTGGTCATCTTAAACATCATCAGAGAATTTTCGCAGAAAGATATTTAAACAATTAG
- a CDS encoding helix-turn-helix transcriptional regulator: MVNTDDFIKRLEIILEYYSLNASSFADKIGVQRSSLSHLLSGRNKPSLDFILKITDIFPDVDLYWILKGAGVFPKKIEEKDNLNLDSAATNFDSPTPIDLFSQVSVSPESKFDSKKIKQMESFTESENPDEVEKIVFFYKNGTFKIYSPS, encoded by the coding sequence ATGGTAAACACGGATGATTTCATAAAAAGATTAGAAATAATACTGGAGTATTACAGTCTTAATGCTTCTTCATTTGCAGATAAAATTGGAGTGCAGCGTTCCAGTTTGTCTCATTTGCTTTCAGGCAGAAATAAGCCAAGTCTGGATTTTATTTTGAAAATTACTGATATTTTCCCTGATGTAGACTTGTATTGGATATTGAAGGGGGCGGGAGTTTTCCCAAAGAAAATAGAAGAAAAAGATAATTTAAATTTAGATTCTGCTGCTACAAATTTTGACAGCCCTACTCCAATTGATTTATTTTCTCAAGTTTCTGTTTCGCCAGAATCTAAGTTTGATTCGAAAAAAATAAAACAGATGGAATCTTTTACTGAAAGTGAAAATCCTGATGAAGTAGAAAAAATAGTATTTTTTTATAAAAACGGAACATTCAAGATTTATTCTCCAAGTTAA